In Thiovulum sp. ES, the genomic stretch ACACTTCCTCAATTTGGAACGGTTACACTGGAATTAATGCTTATTTAAAAAATTTAGATTTATCTCAAAGACGAGCAAAAAATGTTCTCGATTTTGCAATTCGTATCGATAAGGTCTATCCAAAATTTGAGTGGTTGAAATTGAAATTTCGTGCAAACGGACTTTCGTCAGCAATTCCAATTCGAGATGAAAATGGAAATGAAGATACGGAAATGTCAAAAAGAGTTGAATTCCGAATCACCACAAATGCTCGTGATGCTTTACAAAAATTGGAAACTTTGAGAAAAGAGATGGAATCAAAAGAGAAGTGAAAATATTTCTTCTTATTTTGCCAATCTTTTTAAATGCTTTTGTTGAAACTGGTGAAGGAACGGCAATGTCAAAAATTGAGGCTTATAAAATTGCTGTTTCCAATGCAAAAGCAAAAGCACAACTCCGTTTAAATACACAAGTAGAAACGGAATATCAGAGTGAAAAAAGTGTTGCTGATGGAAAAGTTTCGACCGATATTTCTTTTTCCTCAAAACAAAAATCTATCGGAATTCTGAAATTAGTTCATGTTTTTGATGAAAAAACATAATTTGAACATTACAAACAATGGACTTTTTACACAAAAAAATTAAAAGCTGAATTTAAAATCATAAAAAAAGAACGAATTGAAAAACCTAAAATTGTTCAAAAAGTAGAACCCCCAAAACAAGAAATTGTAAAAAAAGTAGAAACTCCAAAAATCAAAAAACATATAAATAATTTTAAAATAAAAGTTGATTTTCAAATCAAAAATAAATATTGGAAAAGGCTAGACAAATATATTTTAATTATTCCAGAGAATGAGTTTGAGAAACTGAAATTTTCACAATTACGATTTTCAAAAAGTGGGAGTTTGTATAAAAAGATTTCAAAATATCTTTATAAAATAGGAGATACTTTTGAAAAAAAATTAAATCGAGGAAATTATAAATTCTCTTTTTTAATGGGGAGTAGATTTTTTTTAGTGGAAACTGATGGAGAAAATACAAACTTTAGAAATTTAGAAATTGGAAATGACTTTTCAAAAAATTTCATAATTTCTGATTCAAATTTCAGAAGTTGGAATTAAAATCCCGTAAAAGAACGGGAATATTTTCAATTTAAAAAATCTTCGATGAGGTGCGAAAATTTCTCAAATTCGATTAAAAATGCATCATGTCCATAATCGCTTTCAATTTCATGATATTGACAATTTTTATCTAATTTTTTCATCTCTTTCCAAATTATTTCAGATTCTTCGGGGCGAAAAAGCATATCTCCGCGAAAAGAGATTAGTTGCAAATCTGCTTTAAAAAGTGAAAGAGCTTCGGAGAGAGAACCAAAATTATTTGATAAATCAAACATATTTACAGCTTTTGAGAGATAAAGATAGGAGAGCGGGTCAAAGTTCTTGCTAAATTTTGTTCCATTGTAATCAAGATAGCTATCAACTTGAAACCGACCATTTATGTCAAAAAGTCCATCATCGTTTAGGTATTTTCTGCCAAATTTCTCTTTCATGGAGTTGTGAGAAAGGTAGCTAATATGTCCCGCCATCCGTCCAACAGCTAAACCATTTAAGCCATTTTTTTTGACCTCATCGATATTGTAATTTCCGTCGCAAAATTGGGGGTCTCTTTTAATTGCTTCCGACACAACTCTGTTAAAAGCGATAGCCCATGGCTGTGTCGCATGAGTTGAAGCAATTGTGATGATTTTTTCGGCAAAGTTTGGAAAATCGACACCAAATTGTAACCCCTGCATTCCACCCATAGAACCGCCAATAATCGCTTTTGCTTTTCGGATTCCAAGACTCTGAAATAGTATGTGCTGTGCCTTTACCATATCTCGAACCGTTATAACTGGAAATTTAAAACGATACTCTCTTAAATCGTAAGATGAAATTTTTGAAGTTGGCGAAGTTGAACCAAAAATACTACCAATTACATTTGTCGCAATTACAAAATATTTCTCCGTATCAATCGCTTTTCCATCGCCAATAAGTGAATCCCACCAACCACTATTAAAAAATCTATTCTTTTCACTTTTTACAGGTTCTTGATTTCCTGTAAGTGCATGAGTTATAACAATTACATTACTTTTGTCTGAATTAAGTTTTCCGTAAGTTGTGTAGGCAATTTCGTATGGTTCTAAAATTCGACCACTCTCAAGATAGAGAGGTTTTTTAAATACTTTTTTTCCAAACTCTATTTTCAAAAAGTGGGATTCCTTTTTCGCGAATTTTAACACATCGCTATTTTTCAGATAATTCCTCCATCTTTTTTGATGGAGAAATCTAGGAAGCTATCTTTCGAGTGCAACAACTCCGCTTCTGATAACTTCGATTGGATTAAATCGCTCAACAGCATTTAAAAAGTATGCAACTCTTTGAGGTTCGTCTGCAACCATGCAAATAATTGCACCATCACCAACATTTACAATTTTTCCGTTGTAAGCTCGAGCAAGTGCATCAACATCAGAAAGGCTCTCTTCAATCGGAATTTTTACAAGTGCCATCTCTTTTTCAACAAAGTCATCTCTCTCAACAACTTTCATAACTGGAATCAATTTGTTCAACTGCTTCTCAATTTGTGTTACGGTTTTACAATCTCCATAAGTTTCAATTGTGAGTCGAGAAAGATTATCTTTGTTTGGAATTGGTGCAACAGTCAAAGACTCAATATTGTATCCACGACCAGCAAAAAGTCCAGAAATACGAGCTAAAACACTTGACTCATTTACAACAATTACCGAAATTATGTGTCTGTCTTGTCGATTCATTTTGTACCTCCACTTTGTCGTAACATCATATTGAAAAGAGAACCACCAGCAGGAACCATTGGCATAACATTTTCACGACGATCAACTTTTACATCAATAAGGGCAACAACATTTTTTTCAACAGCATCTTTTAAAGCTTTTTGGAAATCTTCCATTGTGCTAACTCGATATCCAACTCCACCAAAACTCTCAACAAGTTTTACAAAATCTGGCTGAACACTCAAGTCTGTTTCAGAGAGTCTGTCATCATAAAATAGTGTTTGCCACTGCCGAACCATTCCCAAGAAGTTGTTGTTCAAAATAACATTCACAACTGGTAATTTATATTCAACTGCTGTCATCAATTCCTGAATATTCATCAAAATTGAACCGTCGCCTGTAATATTGATTGAAACTTTGTCAGGAGTTCCAGCTTTTACACCAAGAGCAGCAGGAAAACCAAATCCCATTGTTCCTAATCCACCAGAAGTATTGAATTGTCGTGGTCGAGAAAATGGATAGAATTGAGCAGACCACATTTGGTGCTGACCAACATCTGTTGAAATATTCGCATTATCTCCAAGGATTTTTCCGATTTCCTCAATTACTTCTTGCGGTTTTAGAACCTCATCGCCTTTTTCATAATCAAGTGGGTGAAGATTGTCATTGTTTGTAATTGACTCTCTCCAATCCGCAAAATTTTCAGGTTTGATTTCAGTTAAAAGTGGCAGGATGTCTTTTAAAACAGAATGCAAATCTCCAATAATTGGATAATCAACTTCTACAAGTTTATCAACTGAACTCGGATCAATATCAACATGAATGATTTTTGCATGTTTTGCAAACTCTGAAAGTTTTCCTGTAACACGGTCGTCAAATCTTGGACCAAAAGAGATCAATAAATCAGCTTCACTCATTGCAATATTTGCCGCATAGCTACCGTGCATTCCAACCATCGAAATCAATAGTGGATTTTCCGCACCCATAACTCCACGAGCCATAAGAGTCTCTACCGCAGGAATTCCCGTTTTTTCCGCAATTTCCCGAACTAAATCCGCAGAATTTGATTGAACAATTCCCCCACCTAAATATAGAAGTGGTCGTTTCGCCTCTTTGATTGCATTCACAGCACTTTTGATTTTCTCAATACTGCCTTTGTAAGCAGGATTATAAGTTGGAATTTTCACCTCATCAGGATAGTGAAACTCTGCAATTTGTGCTGTAACATCTTTTGGAATGTCAATATGAACTGGTCCAGGTCTTCCTGTTTTTGCAATATGAAATGCCTCTTTGAAAATTCTCGGTAAATCTTTTGCATCTGTAACAAGATAATTGTGTTTCGTACAAGCCCGACTAATTCCAACAGCATCAATTTCCTGAAATGCATCTGTCCCAATTAGAGTCATTGGAACTTGTCCAGAAATCACAACAATCGGCACAGAATCCATGTAAGCATCTGCCAAGCCTGTTACCGCATTTGTAAATCCAGGTCCGCTTGTTACAACAGCAACACCGACTTTTCCAGTAGCTTTTGCAAATCCTTCCGCTGCATGTATTGATGCCTGTTCATGTCTTGTCAAAACATGCTTAATATCATCTTGTTTATAGAACTCATCATAAACATTCATGATAGCTCCACCTGGGTAACCAAAGATTGTATCTACACCCTCTTTTCGGAGTGCTTCAACAACCATCTTTGAACCACTTATTTTCACAGGAGCCTCCTATATAATTTTTTTTTCTACAAATAGTTTTGAAATTATAGTAAATAGAGTATCGACAAAAATTAATTTTCTCTCTTTGTGTAAAAATTTAATAAAAAACTATTTTGATAAACTTACTAGAAATTACGGAAAGGGTTCATGGAAAATCAAGAAACACAATTAAATGACATGTTTAAAGAGAAACTTAACAACATGTCAATGCCCGAAAAAATTGCAATTCTTTTATTACAAGTAAATGATGATTTGACCTCATCGGTATTAAAATCTATGAAGCTTGATACAGTTGCGGATATTTCAAAATTTATTGTTGGTTCAAAATCTATTGAAAAAGGTCTTGCGACGGCTGTGCTACAAGAGTTCATGGCGATATTTCAATCAAATCAATATATTAGTTCTGGTGGAATTGAGTATGCTTCGGAGCTTCTTCACAAAATTTTTGAGCCTGAAGATGCTAAATCTATTATTGATAAACTCTCGAAAACAATGAGTGGTAATCAGAACTTTAGCTACATCACTAAAATTAAACCACAACAACTTGCCGACTTTATTATTAATGAGCATCCACAAACTATCGCCTTGATTCTCGCACACATGGACCCTGTTTCTGCTGCGGATACAATCTCTCTTTTCCCTGAAGATTTAATGTCGGAGGTCTCAATGAGAATGGCAAATCTTGGTGATATTTCTCCATCAATTATCAAAAGAGTTTCTACTGTTCTTGAAACAAAACTCGAGTCTCTCGCTTCTTACAAAGTCGAGGTTGGTGGTCCAAGAGCTGTTGCTGACATCTTTAACCGACTTGGTCGAGCTTCTAAAACTACTCTTGCTCACATCGAATCTAAAGATGAAGACCTCGCTTCTTCTATTAAAGAGATGATGTTCACTTTCGAGGATGTTGTTACTCTTGATAACTTCTCAATCCGTGAAATTCTCAAAGAGATTGATGAAGAGGACTTAAAACTCTCTTACAAAGGTGCGAACGACGAATTGAAAGAGAAAATTCTTGGAAATATGTCCACTCGACAAAGAGTATCATTTGAGGAAGAGATGACTTTTGTTGGTGCTGTTAAAGTAAAAGATGTTGAAAATGCTCAGCGAAAAATCGTTGATATTGTTCAAAGGCTTGTTGATACTGGTAAAATACAACTTGCTGATAATGATGAAATGATTGATTAATTTCCTTGCTCTGAGTTTTCAGAGCAACCCCACAAAATCGAATTCCTACTGTTTCCAAAGTGTTATACAAAAAGCATAGAATTTTTATATTAACAAGCTTTGTTTTGA encodes the following:
- a CDS encoding homoserine O-acetyltransferase (PFAM: alpha/beta hydrolase fold~TIGRFAM: homoserine O-acetyltransferase) translates to MKIEFGKKVFKKPLYLESGRILEPYEIAYTTYGKLNSDKSNVIVITHALTGNQEPVKSEKNRFFNSGWWDSLIGDGKAIDTEKYFVIATNVIGSIFGSTSPTSKISSYDLREYRFKFPVITVRDMVKAQHILFQSLGIRKAKAIIGGSMGGMQGLQFGVDFPNFAEKIITIASTHATQPWAIAFNRVVSEAIKRDPQFCDGNYNIDEVKKNGLNGLAVGRMAGHISYLSHNSMKEKFGRKYLNDDGLFDINGRFQVDSYLDYNGTKFSKNFDPLSYLYLSKAVNMFDLSNNFGSLSEALSLFKADLQLISFRGDMLFRPEESEIIWKEMKKLDKNCQYHEIESDYGHDAFLIEFEKFSHLIEDFLN
- a CDS encoding acetolactate synthase, small subunit (PFAM: ACT domain; Small subunit of acetolactate synthase~TIGRFAM: acetolactate synthase, small subunit), producing the protein MNRQDRHIISVIVVNESSVLARISGLFAGRGYNIESLTVAPIPNKDNLSRLTIETYGDCKTVTQIEKQLNKLIPVMKVVERDDFVEKEMALVKIPIEESLSDVDALARAYNGKIVNVGDGAIICMVADEPQRVAYFLNAVERFNPIEVIRSGVVALER
- a CDS encoding acetolactate synthase, large subunit, biosynthetic type (PFAM: Thiamine pyrophosphate enzyme, central domain; Thiamine pyrophosphate enzyme, N-terminal TPP binding domain; Thiamine pyrophosphate enzyme, C-terminal TPP binding domain~TIGRFAM: acetolactate synthase, large subunit, biosynthetic type); the protein is MKISGSKMVVEALRKEGVDTIFGYPGGAIMNVYDEFYKQDDIKHVLTRHEQASIHAAEGFAKATGKVGVAVVTSGPGFTNAVTGLADAYMDSVPIVVISGQVPMTLIGTDAFQEIDAVGISRACTKHNYLVTDAKDLPRIFKEAFHIAKTGRPGPVHIDIPKDVTAQIAEFHYPDEVKIPTYNPAYKGSIEKIKSAVNAIKEAKRPLLYLGGGIVQSNSADLVREIAEKTGIPAVETLMARGVMGAENPLLISMVGMHGSYAANIAMSEADLLISFGPRFDDRVTGKLSEFAKHAKIIHVDIDPSSVDKLVEVDYPIIGDLHSVLKDILPLLTEIKPENFADWRESITNNDNLHPLDYEKGDEVLKPQEVIEEIGKILGDNANISTDVGQHQMWSAQFYPFSRPRQFNTSGGLGTMGFGFPAALGVKAGTPDKVSINITGDGSILMNIQELMTAVEYKLPVVNVILNNNFLGMVRQWQTLFYDDRLSETDLSVQPDFVKLVESFGGVGYRVSTMEDFQKALKDAVEKNVVALIDVKVDRRENVMPMVPAGGSLFNMMLRQSGGTK
- a CDS encoding Flagellar motor switch protein FliG (PFAM: FliG C-terminal domain~TIGRFAM: flagellar motor switch protein FliG), with amino-acid sequence MENQETQLNDMFKEKLNNMSMPEKIAILLLQVNDDLTSSVLKSMKLDTVADISKFIVGSKSIEKGLATAVLQEFMAIFQSNQYISSGGIEYASELLHKIFEPEDAKSIIDKLSKTMSGNQNFSYITKIKPQQLADFIINEHPQTIALILAHMDPVSAADTISLFPEDLMSEVSMRMANLGDISPSIIKRVSTVLETKLESLASYKVEVGGPRAVADIFNRLGRASKTTLAHIESKDEDLASSIKEMMFTFEDVVTLDNFSIREILKEIDEEDLKLSYKGANDELKEKILGNMSTRQRVSFEEEMTFVGAVKVKDVENAQRKIVDIVQRLVDTGKIQLADNDEMID